The Sedimentisphaera salicampi genome includes a region encoding these proteins:
- a CDS encoding polyprenyl synthetase family protein gives MKSNYDKLTEKFGEQLNKVRGKVLDAAISLEELSEEADKLNEGKMLRPLFCFCISRGEVDEETINFAASIEIVHNASLIHDDLLDKSTVRRGQVSFPAREGANSALLYGDSLMSEAALLCLEKCGAEKTKSLMKAVKDMCRGELLQEQQKFCGAVSSDVYMKIISLKTASLFRTAAEGIRPESSKAGFAAEKCGSAFQISNDLEDTEADAAAGIYTLPYILACESESLADVFGRHRVLAAGRGLELLDEAKKTVLNCPEEFGEELITFIRYLQERLLGK, from the coding sequence ATGAAAAGCAATTATGACAAATTAACAGAGAAGTTCGGAGAACAGCTCAACAAGGTGAGAGGTAAGGTGCTTGATGCGGCCATCTCTCTTGAAGAGCTCTCGGAGGAAGCGGATAAACTCAACGAGGGGAAGATGCTCAGGCCGCTGTTCTGCTTCTGCATAAGCAGAGGGGAAGTGGACGAGGAGACAATTAATTTTGCAGCCTCTATCGAAATCGTGCATAATGCGAGCCTCATCCACGACGACCTTCTTGATAAAAGCACGGTAAGACGCGGGCAGGTAAGCTTTCCCGCAAGGGAAGGGGCGAATTCCGCCCTGCTCTACGGCGATTCGCTGATGTCTGAGGCGGCTCTTCTGTGTCTGGAAAAGTGCGGGGCGGAAAAAACAAAATCGCTGATGAAAGCCGTGAAGGATATGTGCAGGGGCGAGCTCCTGCAGGAACAGCAGAAATTCTGCGGTGCAGTTAGCTCGGATGTTTATATGAAGATAATCTCGCTGAAAACTGCCTCGCTTTTCCGTACGGCGGCTGAAGGGATCAGGCCGGAGAGCTCCAAAGCCGGATTCGCAGCGGAGAAATGCGGGTCTGCGTTTCAGATTTCAAACGATCTTGAAGACACAGAGGCCGACGCAGCAGCGGGCATATACACACTGCCGTATATCCTTGCCTGCGAATCGGAAAGTTTGGCGGATGTATTCGGCAGGCACAGGGTTTTAGCGGCCGGCAGAGGCCTTGAGCTCTTGGATGAAGCTAAAAAAACGGTATTGAACTGCCCTGAAGAATTCGGCGAGGAGCTTATCACCTTCATCCGCTACCTTCAGGAAAGGCTGCTCGGGAAATGA
- a CDS encoding TatD family hydrolase gives MSLTDSHVHLQDECFRDDLEEVIQRALSSGVRRMVCCGTNPEDWQRVSLICQDHPCLLPAYGVHPWFAGRLSEGWKDKLHALADRSAAIGEIGLDKLLCNENIEKQIDVFNTQLDICLEAGKPAIVHCLKAFGALMQTLSSRKENPRLLMHSYSGSAEFMRELGKFDVYFSFNGKMLQDNCKSMHRAIRNAPAGKILLETDSPYLTPPEEYLLQAAAEKNIKNNMGYLRNEPANIPLICRGAARLRGVSPEELERQTEENFQILF, from the coding sequence ATGAGCCTCACTGATTCTCACGTTCACCTTCAGGACGAATGCTTCAGGGACGACCTCGAGGAAGTTATCCAAAGGGCGCTCAGCTCAGGTGTGAGGCGTATGGTCTGCTGCGGGACAAATCCCGAAGACTGGCAGAGAGTTTCGCTGATATGCCAAGATCACCCCTGCCTGCTGCCGGCATACGGGGTGCACCCTTGGTTTGCCGGCCGGCTCAGCGAAGGCTGGAAAGATAAGCTGCACGCCTTGGCAGACCGCTCTGCGGCTATCGGCGAGATCGGGCTCGATAAGCTGCTCTGCAATGAAAATATTGAAAAGCAGATTGATGTGTTTAATACGCAGCTCGATATTTGCCTCGAGGCCGGCAAGCCGGCTATTGTGCATTGCCTGAAGGCGTTCGGGGCATTAATGCAAACGCTGAGCAGCAGAAAAGAAAACCCGAGGCTTCTTATGCATTCCTACAGCGGCTCTGCTGAATTTATGAGGGAGCTGGGAAAGTTTGATGTGTATTTCTCGTTCAACGGCAAAATGCTTCAGGACAACTGCAAGAGTATGCACAGGGCTATTCGCAATGCACCGGCAGGGAAAATACTCCTCGAAACCGATTCGCCCTATCTTACCCCGCCTGAAGAATACCTGCTTCAAGCAGCGGCAGAGAAGAATATCAAAAACAATATGGGATACCTCAGAAATGAGCCGGCAAACATACCGCTTATATGCAGGGGAGCTGCAAGGCTCAGAGGCGTAAGCCCGGAGGAGCTGGAAAGGCAGACTGAGGAGAATTTCCAGATTTTATTCTAA